In Penaeus chinensis breed Huanghai No. 1 chromosome 2, ASM1920278v2, whole genome shotgun sequence, the following proteins share a genomic window:
- the LOC125034257 gene encoding uncharacterized protein LOC125034257, translating into MLVLMVGFVLTAALAIAFVCSAFILFIILTSKQVRQVEVPTQLRSLAYRASGANETAETRSPTRTNRPALLALSPAIKSNRRDTTVTTTTKIIANPAPAIPFAYKSSTSLLHLQLMVTGVVLSLLFIVFSTPSLLKVGLFVRLSPASLFVGFPATVSVSVSSYLTGFYLRERWLLHVSQEDGAGASAEEPPSGDDWDAFPLNATDSANASYDSLASVADEPWLSSHDAENLSAALSLGLNDSAGGPLHPVVWESDVVCRMYGFLLVMLHTVAVWVVVGLHCDKYCAIATPLRYNQIVTRRRVAALSSIAWVMGLVLATPPLLGSYAYSFSEGVCLPVWHLADAAAYTWTLATLYVILPFTIMLIVNGRIIVIARHHQHRIFSAIFEVMMSAQATVTHQKNPFDVPKKKRKSVWTVLEQLAAFVVCYYPFFGTIMWETIRGRPANEYCVLFVTALFVLSPLVNTFVYGIKSKNIRKAFRNYLRKKLYKTEMKHEIQARIPSASNSRRPSITSTLAMPILQKSLQRRMSDYLLQDQLNQPKLVRRSSDMSWHPLEEGTPSPTRLRRPLDTKFPVQSSPVGSHSPASVANFLTVPSFEAARNYYCSQQRVRLSISSLDSDQSFSVRESRTEEENFLVSLSPDSQSTVNVMANPHEVSESISRSKSLQLPLFTLETKGPNEQQYQAIHNQTDCQTPLLCKTFEKPNRSSSLNSSSPHVMRTLEAILSVRISQSLLRRGSGWGGSQGSMERLSQFLRENRRNTLPANDSYAPFTLHNADSEDYPEENNLGSPPANMEDEDVSVLTFITPLPNGGACLGVCPKDPPLEMETTLTVT; encoded by the exons ATGCTGGTGCTCATGGTGGGCTTCGTGCTCACAGCCGCCCTAGCAATCGCCTTCGTCTGCAGTGCcttcattctcttcattatcCTCACCAGCAAACAGGTAAGGCAGGTCGAGGTCCCGACGCAGCTGAGGTCACTCGCTTACCGTGCGAGCGGCGCAAATGAAACAGCAGAAACGCGCTCTCCCACCCGCACAAATAGACCGGCGCTCTTGGCACTCTCCCCGGCGATTAAAAGCAACCGCAGGGACACAACTGTAACAACAACT ACTAAAATCATTGCAAACCCAGCTCCAGCAATTCCTTTTGCG TACAAGAGCAGCACGAGCCTCCTCCACCTGCAGCTTATGGTGACGGGCGTCGTGCTGTCGctcctcttcatcgtcttctcCACGCCCTCGCTCCTCAAGGTGGGTCTGTTTGTCCGCCTGTCGCCTGCCAGTCTTTTCGTCGGATTTCCAGCTACCGTGTCTGTCAGCGTGTCTTCATATCTGACAGGCTTTTATCTTAGG GAGCGCTGGCTGCTGCACGTCAGCCAGGAGGACGGCGCGGGGGCGTCGGCGGAGGAGCCTCCCTCGGGCGACGACTGGGACGCCTTTCCCCTCAACGCCACGGACAGCGCCAACGCGAGCTATGACTCCCTTGCCTCCGTCGCGGACGAGCCGTGGCTCTCCTCCCACGACGCAGAGAACCTCAGCGccgccctctcccttggcctcaaCGACAGCGCGGGAGGGCCGCTCCATCCCGTCGTGTGGGAGAGCGACGTGGTGTGCCGCATGTATGGGTTCCTGCTGGTGATGCTGCACACGGTGGCGGTGTGGGTGGTGGTAGGCCTGCACTGCGACAAGTACTGCGCCATCGCCACGCCTCTCCGCTACAACCAGATCGTGACGCGCCGCCGGGTGGCCGCCCTCTCTTCCATCGCGTGGGTCATGGGCCTGGTCCTGGCCACCCCGCCTCTCCTCGGCTCCTACGCCTACTCGTTCTCGGAGGGTGTCTGCCTGCCGGTGTGGCACCTGGCGGACGCTGCAGCCTACACTTGGACACTCGCGACGCTCTACGTTATCCTGCCCTTCACCATCATGCTTATCGTCAACGGCCGCATCATCGTCATTGCTCGCCATCACCAACACCGAATCTTCTCTGCTATATTCGAAGTCATGATGTCTGCACAAGCCACCGTCACTCACCAAAAGAACCCATTCGATGttccgaaaaagaaaagaaagtcggTGTGGACAGTATTAGAACAGCTGGCAGCGTTTGTAGTGTGTTATTACCCCTTCTTCGGAACCATCATGTGGGAGACGATCCGGGGTCGTCCCGCCAACGAGTACTGCGTCCTGTTCGTGACGGCGCTGTTCGTCCTGTCGCCTCTCGTCAACACTTTTGTATACGGCATCAAAAGCAAGAATATTCGCAAAGCTTTCAGAAACTACCTCAGGAAGAAACTGTATAAAACCGAGATGAAACACGAAATTCAGGCTCGCATCCCCTCGGCAAGTAACTCGCGGCGTCCTTCCATCACCTCCACGCTCGCCATGCCCATTCTCCAGAAGTCTCTCCAGCGCCGCATGTCAGATTACCTCCTGCAGGACCAGCTGAACCAACCCAAGCTGGTGCGCCGTTCTTCGGACATGTCGTGGCACCCTCTGGAGGAAGGAACGCCCTCTCCCACAAGGCTCAGGAGACCGCTGGATACCAAATTCCCCGTCCAGAGTTCCCCTGTCGGCTCGCACTCCCCAGCCAGCGTCGCCAACTTCCTCACTGTCCCTTCCTTCGAGGCGGCGCGGAACTACTACTGCAGCCAACAGCGGGtccgtctctccatctcctccttagACTCTGACCAAAGCTTCTCGGTGAGAGAGTCTCGCACGGAGGAGGAGAACTTCTTGGTCTCGCTCTCGCCCGACTCTCAGTCGACGGTGAACGTAATGGCCAACCCTCACGAGGTCTCCGAAAGCATCAGCAGATCCAAGTCCCTCcagctccctctcttcaccctggAAACCAAGGGCCCGAATGAGCAGCAATACCAGGCGATCCATAATCAGACCGACTGCCAGACGCCGCTCTTATGCAAGACGTTCGAAAAGCCCAACAGAAGCTCAAGCCTGAACTCGTCGTCGCCGCACGTCATGCGCACGTTAGAGGCCATCCTGTCGGTTAGGATTTCGCAGTCGCTCCTTCGCCGGGGCTCGGGCTGGGGCGGCTCGCAGGGCAGCATGGAGAGGCTTTCTCAGTTCCTCCGGGAAAACAGGCGCAACACCTTGCCTGCAAATGACTCCTACGCGCCCTTTACGCTGCACAACGCCGACAGCGAGGACTACCCCGAAGAGAACAATCTCGGGAGCCCTCCTGCCAACATGGAGGACGAGGACGTCAGCGTACTCACCTTCATTACCCCGCTGCCCAACGGAGGCGCCTGCCTCGGTGTGTGCCCCAAAGACCCGCCTCTGGAGATGGAAACGACGCTCACAGTTACCTAG